A portion of the Chryseobacterium tructae genome contains these proteins:
- the yaaA gene encoding peroxide stress protein YaaA has product MKIVTSPAKLMNVENSTDLLKSTTPKFIEDAAFIQTYLKEKSPKYLSELMEISPKLADENWERNQKWKSKPTAKESTPAMFAFTGEVYRGLDAKTLDKDAVDYLQKNYRMLSGLYGLLKPSDKVMLYRLEMGRPFEFDQYKNLYEFWREKITEQLNSEMKKGEILLHLASNEYGKVIDRKKLNHKVIDFDFYELREGKLKTIVVYTKHARGLVVRFCAETNAKTLEDVKAFNYEGYRIDEEKSTDTKLVFTR; this is encoded by the coding sequence ATGAAAATTGTAACATCACCTGCCAAATTAATGAATGTAGAAAATTCAACCGATTTGTTGAAATCTACTACTCCTAAATTCATTGAAGATGCAGCATTTATACAAACTTATTTAAAGGAAAAATCACCCAAATATCTTTCTGAGCTTATGGAGATCTCGCCAAAGCTGGCTGATGAAAACTGGGAAAGAAATCAAAAATGGAAATCAAAGCCTACTGCGAAAGAATCTACTCCTGCTATGTTTGCTTTTACAGGCGAAGTGTACAGAGGATTGGATGCTAAAACGCTTGATAAAGATGCCGTAGATTACCTTCAAAAAAACTACAGAATGCTTTCCGGATTGTACGGTCTTCTGAAACCTTCTGATAAAGTAATGCTTTACAGACTGGAAATGGGACGTCCTTTTGAATTCGATCAGTACAAAAATCTCTATGAATTCTGGAGAGAGAAGATCACAGAGCAACTGAATTCTGAAATGAAAAAAGGAGAAATCCTGCTTCACCTGGCCAGCAATGAATATGGAAAAGTTATTGATAGAAAAAAACTGAACCATAAGGTAATTGATTTTGATTTTTATGAATTAAGAGAAGGTAAACTGAAAACCATTGTAGTGTACACAAAACATGCAAGAGGTCTCGTGGTAAGATTCTGTGCAGAAACCAATGCCAAAACACTGGAAGATGTAAAAGCTTTCAACTATGAAGGCTATAGAATTGATGAAGAAAAATCTACAGACACTAAACTTGTTTTCACGAGATAA
- a CDS encoding CPBP family intramembrane glutamic endopeptidase, with protein sequence MGLNGKYSVGILLTFVLLGIVMLYVFPVISMITGVKIVTGTIFFFSRLAIWAVLLILFLYSLFIEKGSFLLKKEKKYSVAFNIKAVICLYLICVFGGAILNVLIQFFIHKEDSSKILQFTTLFKNNYFLIIFTCLTAGIVEELLMRGYIQPRVEKIYNSSLSGILVSAALFGILHSTYGTIGQVVVPFFIGVVFAMFYKKYSNIKILIVCHFMIDLISLMAMNFIDFKHLSVF encoded by the coding sequence ATGGGACTTAATGGAAAATATTCTGTAGGAATTCTGCTCACATTTGTGCTTTTAGGCATTGTGATGCTTTACGTATTCCCTGTTATCAGTATGATTACAGGAGTAAAGATCGTTACGGGTACTATATTCTTTTTTAGCAGACTTGCTATTTGGGCTGTTTTGCTCATTTTATTTCTGTACAGTCTCTTTATTGAAAAGGGTTCTTTTTTGCTTAAAAAAGAAAAAAAGTATTCTGTTGCATTCAATATAAAAGCAGTGATCTGTCTATATCTGATCTGTGTATTCGGGGGAGCTATTCTGAATGTATTGATTCAGTTTTTCATCCATAAAGAAGACAGTAGTAAAATTCTGCAATTCACCACCCTTTTTAAAAATAATTACTTTTTAATTATTTTCACATGCCTTACAGCGGGCATTGTTGAAGAACTTCTGATGCGAGGTTATATACAACCTAGGGTTGAGAAAATATATAACAGTTCGCTTTCGGGGATCTTAGTCTCCGCAGCTTTATTCGGAATTCTGCACAGCACTTACGGAACCATTGGCCAGGTAGTAGTACCTTTCTTTATTGGAGTCGTTTTTGCTATGTTTTATAAAAAATATTCAAACATTAAAATTCTGATCGTCTGTCATTTTATGATCGATCTGATCTCACTGATGGCCATGAATTTTATTGATTTTAAACATTTATCTGTATTTTAA
- a CDS encoding L-threonylcarbamoyladenylate synthase, with protein MAKILKIYPDNPQENLVNEVIKTLNNGGLIIYPSDTIYALGCNIFDIKAMEKLAQLKKLKLEKSKFSIICNDLSHLSDFTRPIDTSVFRFLKSHLPGPFTFILEANKSLPLAYKGHKTIGIRVPDHPIPQLIVEKLGHPIASTSIRDDDEIIEYSTDPELIAEKYDHLVDIVIDSGYGDNVASTIVDLTSGEPEIIRQGKGII; from the coding sequence ATGGCAAAGATATTAAAAATTTATCCCGACAATCCACAGGAAAATCTTGTGAATGAAGTCATTAAAACATTAAATAATGGCGGATTGATTATCTATCCTTCAGATACAATTTATGCACTTGGCTGTAATATTTTTGATATAAAAGCCATGGAAAAGTTGGCTCAATTGAAAAAATTAAAGCTTGAAAAGTCAAAATTCTCGATTATTTGTAATGATCTGAGTCATCTTTCCGACTTTACAAGGCCTATTGATACTTCAGTTTTCAGGTTTCTGAAAAGTCATCTTCCGGGACCATTCACTTTCATTCTTGAAGCTAACAAAAGTTTACCTCTGGCTTATAAAGGACATAAAACAATCGGTATCCGTGTTCCGGATCACCCGATTCCGCAACTTATTGTTGAAAAGCTAGGACATCCTATTGCTTCAACTTCTATCAGAGATGATGATGAAATTATCGAATACTCTACCGACCCGGAATTGATCGCTGAAAAATATGATCACCTGGTAGATATTGTTATCGACTCAGGATATGGTGATAATGTAGCTTCCACTATTGTAGACCTTACTTCTGGTGAGCCGGAAATTATTCGTCAGGGAAAAGGAATTATTTAG
- a CDS encoding terpene synthase family protein, translating into MRQVALSRQEFLPYVNNDWFERWTKDFYSYTTYGIMEETPYKLKKEFPTLNNLLLIREYSISMYPYGDPVEPSINYIVPNSISEHPTIKRLKMLMCRIMAIQNDFASIEKELAVDTEVLNIILVIKNQYKVSLEEATTEAMRIHDSYVNEFVELQNNLPDFGLEQRILNALFTIWL; encoded by the coding sequence ATGAGACAAGTAGCCTTAAGCAGACAAGAATTTCTTCCTTACGTTAATAATGACTGGTTTGAACGCTGGACAAAAGATTTTTACAGCTATACCACTTATGGAATTATGGAAGAAACGCCATATAAACTAAAAAAAGAATTCCCTACTTTAAATAATCTTTTACTTATCCGTGAATATTCAATTTCCATGTATCCTTACGGAGATCCGGTTGAGCCATCAATTAATTATATTGTTCCAAACTCTATATCTGAACACCCAACAATTAAGCGATTGAAAATGCTCATGTGTCGTATTATGGCGATTCAAAATGATTTTGCTTCAATAGAAAAAGAACTCGCTGTAGATACTGAAGTTCTCAATATTATACTTGTTATAAAAAATCAGTATAAAGTTTCATTAGAAGAAGCTACTACAGAAGCCATGCGCATCCATGATTCATATGTAAATGAATTTGTAGAACTGCAAAACAACCTACCTGATTTTGGGCTGGAACAAAGAATATTGAACGCTTTGTTCACAATATGGCTTTAA
- a CDS encoding terpene synthase family protein, giving the protein MNQENFSTLELLRQQFRYPFPTLKNPNAEQLQEITESQWIDGEYFWLYAQNPDLRKKYKKTQTAHIAAQWFPTASPERFKPICRLMLWTLYNDDLYEESDPNEIGYVHTQSVAILNGEINAEESGIPLGAMLVSLREELLQFIPKESLTRFTQMISRYFNGLETELKYKKNKMYPSVKECIILREDSICLYPFLQLTEVETGVVLPPEIHEHPVIQRLQALACHLVTFFNEVQSVIKDEATDSIYYNIVKVIQHQNQMSLKEACLEDLRLHNEDLKEFLELQASLPDFGIWHDAVVNWVHYMSMVLSGWKNISTKLDRYNQAEFPSAGELKERLNQK; this is encoded by the coding sequence ATGAATCAAGAAAATTTTAGTACACTTGAGTTGCTTCGTCAGCAGTTCAGGTACCCGTTTCCTACATTAAAAAATCCTAACGCAGAACAACTGCAAGAGATTACTGAGAGCCAGTGGATCGATGGAGAATACTTTTGGCTTTATGCACAGAATCCTGATCTCCGCAAAAAGTATAAAAAAACCCAAACCGCTCATATTGCAGCTCAGTGGTTCCCAACCGCATCACCTGAACGCTTCAAACCTATCTGCAGATTGATGCTATGGACTTTGTATAATGACGACCTCTATGAGGAAAGCGACCCCAATGAAATTGGATATGTACATACTCAATCAGTTGCCATATTAAATGGCGAGATCAACGCTGAAGAATCAGGAATACCTTTAGGAGCTATGCTTGTTTCTCTTAGAGAAGAATTACTACAGTTTATACCAAAAGAATCACTCACTCGTTTTACACAAATGATCAGCAGGTATTTTAACGGGCTTGAAACCGAGCTTAAGTACAAGAAAAATAAAATGTATCCCTCTGTGAAAGAGTGCATTATTTTACGAGAAGATTCTATATGCCTCTATCCTTTCCTACAGCTGACAGAGGTAGAAACAGGCGTTGTTCTTCCTCCAGAAATACATGAACATCCTGTGATTCAGCGCCTGCAAGCATTAGCCTGTCATTTAGTTACCTTTTTCAATGAAGTACAATCCGTTATAAAAGATGAAGCCACAGACAGCATCTATTATAATATTGTGAAAGTAATCCAACATCAAAATCAAATGTCTTTGAAAGAAGCCTGCCTGGAAGATCTTCGTTTGCATAATGAAGATCTAAAGGAATTTTTAGAACTGCAAGCTTCACTTCCGGATTTCGGGATATGGCACGATGCTGTGGTCAATTGGGTACATTACATGAGTATGGTACTTAGCGGATGGAAGAACATTTCTACCAAGCTGGATCGTTATAACCAAGCTGAATTTCCAAGTGCTGGTGAATTAAAAGAAAGGCTCAACCAAAAATAA
- a CDS encoding class I SAM-dependent methyltransferase: MNPENNYIEINRNSWNNRTETHINSEFYDVEGFLKGKSSLNDIELDLLGDLQGKSILHLQCHFGQDTISLGRLGAEVTGIDLSDKAIESAQKLAHDMNSNAQFICSDVYDLPNHLDKQFDIVFTSYGTIGWLPDLDKWAKVISHFLKPNGKFVFVEFHPVVWMFDDNFETVGYRYFNSGAILETQSGTYADKNADITQSYVMWNHGLSEVMNSLIKNGLEINSLDEFDYSPYNCFNGTVEFEPQKYRIAHLEDKIPMVYSVVATKKSH; this comes from the coding sequence ATGAACCCAGAAAATAATTATATAGAAATCAACAGAAACTCTTGGAACAATAGAACAGAAACCCATATAAATTCTGAATTCTATGACGTAGAAGGATTTTTGAAAGGGAAAAGTTCACTCAATGACATTGAATTGGATCTATTAGGTGACCTGCAGGGAAAGTCAATCCTACATTTACAATGCCATTTTGGGCAGGATACTATTTCATTAGGCAGGCTTGGAGCAGAAGTTACAGGCATTGATTTATCAGATAAAGCCATTGAAAGTGCCCAAAAACTGGCACATGATATGAACTCAAATGCTCAGTTCATCTGTAGTGATGTTTATGACCTCCCTAATCATCTGGACAAACAGTTTGATATTGTTTTTACCAGCTATGGAACTATTGGTTGGTTACCGGATCTGGACAAATGGGCAAAAGTCATTTCACATTTTCTAAAGCCCAATGGGAAATTTGTATTTGTTGAATTTCATCCTGTGGTTTGGATGTTTGATGATAATTTTGAAACCGTAGGCTACCGATATTTTAATTCCGGAGCTATCCTCGAAACTCAAAGTGGAACTTATGCTGACAAAAACGCTGATATCACACAATCTTATGTTATGTGGAACCATGGATTAAGTGAAGTAATGAACAGTCTTATCAAAAACGGACTTGAAATCAACAGCCTTGATGAGTTTGATTATTCACCCTACAATTGTTTCAATGGAACCGTTGAATTTGAGCCTCAAAAATATAGAATAGCCCATTTGGAAGACAAGATCCCTATGGTATATTCTGTAGTGGCTACAAAGAAAAGCCATTAA
- a CDS encoding Ada metal-binding domain-containing protein produces MLLHSHLSDSALRSKIRNQEIRLGGNKKLKIYGLLGCKSGKRIKKMNRIFFTDKAEALHNGYRPCGHCMREEYQQWKSEQ; encoded by the coding sequence ATGCTCCTACACTCACACCTTTCAGACTCTGCACTAAGAAGTAAAATCCGAAACCAGGAAATTCGTCTGGGCGGAAATAAAAAGCTAAAAATCTATGGATTATTAGGCTGTAAATCAGGAAAAAGAATAAAAAAAATGAACCGAATATTTTTTACCGATAAAGCAGAGGCCTTACACAATGGATATCGCCCATGTGGTCATTGTATGAGAGAAGAATACCAACAATGGAAATCTGAGCAGTAA
- a CDS encoding 2OG-Fe(II) oxygenase: MTDILQRIQDTDWHFITESMHQNGYAIIPNLLSDKECDTLSLNYDQPELYRKTVVMARHRFGLGEYKYFNYPLPELLQNLRTHIYPYLAPIANTWFKALNISISFPPEHQMFLQQCHSNNQQKATALILKYDEGGFNTLHQDLYGDMYFPIQIVLMLSEPDQDFTGGEFVLTQQVPRAQSKAIVLRPKKGDILIFTTHFKPEKGVKGYYRVNMKHGVSEVKTGKRYALGIIFHDAAN; the protein is encoded by the coding sequence ATGACAGATATACTTCAAAGAATTCAAGATACAGATTGGCACTTCATAACGGAATCTATGCATCAAAACGGATACGCTATTATCCCCAACTTACTCTCAGATAAAGAATGTGACACCCTATCCCTGAACTATGACCAGCCTGAACTCTATCGAAAAACCGTTGTAATGGCACGGCATCGTTTTGGCCTGGGCGAATATAAATATTTTAATTACCCACTGCCTGAACTCCTTCAAAACCTGCGAACCCACATCTATCCTTATCTCGCTCCTATTGCCAACACCTGGTTTAAAGCGTTGAATATTTCTATTTCTTTTCCTCCGGAACACCAGATGTTTTTGCAGCAATGCCACTCCAATAATCAACAAAAAGCAACTGCTTTGATTTTAAAATATGATGAAGGCGGTTTCAATACTTTGCACCAGGATCTATATGGTGATATGTATTTTCCCATTCAGATTGTATTGATGCTGAGTGAACCTGATCAAGACTTTACAGGCGGAGAGTTTGTTCTTACCCAACAAGTTCCGAGAGCCCAATCCAAAGCAATTGTTTTAAGACCTAAAAAAGGAGACATTCTTATTTTCACTACTCATTTCAAGCCTGAAAAGGGAGTAAAAGGATATTACAGAGTCAATATGAAACATGGAGTAAGTGAAGTAAAAACAGGAAAACGATATGCTTTGGGCATTATTTTCCATGATGCAGCGAATTAA
- a CDS encoding GNAT family N-acetyltransferase, producing MNYTIKKASLEDLNETAELFNLYRIFYRQESDVERGKSFLRERFLNSESDIFLVCVDGKAVGFVQLYKLFHYTKLQKQWLLSDLFVHADYRGKGLSVALIDRSKQWCEETGACGLMLETEKTNDVGNSLYPRCGFEYDGLHNYYHWWK from the coding sequence ATGAATTACACGATTAAAAAAGCAAGTCTTGAGGATCTTAATGAAACCGCAGAGCTATTTAACCTTTACCGTATTTTTTACAGGCAGGAATCTGATGTAGAAAGAGGAAAATCATTTCTTAGAGAAAGATTTCTAAACAGTGAATCTGATATTTTTCTTGTTTGTGTTGATGGGAAAGCAGTAGGGTTTGTACAGCTTTATAAACTGTTTCATTATACTAAGCTACAAAAACAATGGTTGTTAAGCGATTTATTTGTTCATGCTGATTATAGAGGAAAAGGGCTTTCTGTAGCATTAATCGATCGCAGTAAGCAATGGTGTGAAGAGACGGGAGCTTGCGGTCTGATGCTTGAAACTGAGAAAACAAACGATGTCGGAAATAGCCTATATCCTCGTTGCGGATTTGAGTATGATGGATTACACAATTATTATCATTGGTGGAAATAG